The region ATGGGCAATGTGCTGCTCAATCAGCCAAATTCCCTCGGCGTGCTCAACAATAATGTACGTATTGTGCAACTGCCCAACCACTTTCAGGGGGGGCAAGGAAAGTTGAGCCCCATTGGTGGATAACAGGGTTCGATAGCGAGCAGCAGGTTCAGCCGCCTTGAGCACCTGATAGCTGCTGGCATCTCTCAAGGGGGTGGCCGGGCAAGCAAGGAGCTGGCCAATGCGTTCTACCAACAGGGCTTGCCATTGCTCTGGCTCCCGTAGATAGATCCTGCGCTTTTGGGGCTCTGCTGACCAGTCGATCGCCCCCGGGGGTAAATGGAGATGGGCAATACATAGGGGAAAACGCTGCCGAGGGAGACCGCGACCAAAGGCCTCAAGAATCACCTGCTGCCACGAGGGATCACTGTGCAGTTCCACCCAACGGCCATTAACGGCAACCCCTAACCCATCGGGGCGGGGACGATGGTGGCGATCCGGCGGCGCTAAGACCAGTTCGATCTGGGCATCCCTCATTTGGCGCAGATCTTGAGGATGAAGTTGCGGGATGAGTTGCAGCAGGCGATCGCTCAAAGACGCCACCGCCGGCCAGTGACACCACCGTTTGCCCTCCTTCAGGAGATACCAAGCCACCTGCGGAAAACAGAGGGCAATTTGCTGAAGCCGCTGCTGTAGCTGTTTGGGATTGGCTCCCTGCTGGCGTTGGGGCCAGTCCTGAAAAATGTGCTCAGCAATCACACGGGTCCCCACCGCCATTCCCAGAGGACGCTGGCTGCGCACTTGGCCGTGGGCATCATAACTCACTTGCCAACCGCTCTCTGCCTCGCGATGGCGACTGCAAATCGTTAACTGGGCCATTTGCGCCAAACTGTGGAGGGCTTGGCCGCGAAATCCCAAGGTTGTGATGTCGGCTAATTGCCCGCTGGCGGGTAACTTGCTGCTGGTGTAGGGGAGGGCCACTTGAGTGAGATCTGCCCCGCGAATTCCTTCGCCATTGTCCGTGACCTCAAGGTGCCATGCGGAAGGGTGCCAGTGGAGGTGGATGCGACTTGCGCCGGCATCCAGGGCATTTTCCACCAGTTCTTGGGCAACCGTGGCAAGGGAGTCGAGGGTTTCAGCAGCAGCGATCGCCCGCTGCATTTCAAGAGGCAATGGAACGACTGTTAGGCCATGATTCATGGCAGCCATTCTTGGACAATGTCAAAAATTTGGTGGGCCAGAATTAACTTGGGTACCTTGGCCAAATGGCGCGATCGCCCCTGACAATCCAGGACGACCGCGGCGTTTTCAGTGGTGCCAAAACCACAATCCGCTTGATCTACTGCGTTGGCAACAATCAAATCCAAGCCCTTGCGTTTGAGCTTTTCCTGGGCAGGGGCGACAACGTCCCCCGTTTGGGCGGCAAAACCAATCAGACGTTGGTGGGGCCGACGCATTTGAGCCGCCGCTTGCAAAATATCGGGCACTGGACTCAGGGGTAAGGCCGTAGGCAACGCCGATTTGGGCAGCTTTCCCGACCACTGCTGAGCCGGGCGAACATCGCCAACGGCGGCAGCCATCACCAGCCAATCTGCCTCTGGCCACACCTCTAAGACGGCCTTGAACATTGCTTCGCCACTCATTGCTTCAATAGCGCGTACCTGTGCTGGGATTGGCTCGGCGATCGCCCCATGAATCAACGTCACCTTTGCCCCGCGGTGCAGGGCTGCCCTTGCCAGAGCGATCCCCATTTTTCCCGTTGCCGGATTACCGATAAAGCGCACCGCATCCCAATATTCACGGGTGCCCCCGGCGGTAATCAGCAGATGCTTCCCAGCTAAGTCTCGCTTGCCGTGGGTGTAGGCCAAAGAATCTAAATAGGCAATGATTTCCTGCGTTTGTGCCATTCGCCCCACACCGACAGTGTCACAGGCCAAGTGGCCATAGGCGGGGGGTAAGGAATGATACCGGGGCTGTTGTTGCAGTTGTTGCCAATGGGCTTGCACCGTCGGTTGCTCCCACATGGTGGTGTTCATGGCCGGTGCCACCAAGATCGGCATTTGGGAGGCCAGCACGGTACTGGTCAGTAGGTTGTCCGCCAAACCCAACACCAATTTTGCCAATGTATTAGCTGTCAGCGGAGCAATTAACATCAGGGTTGCCGTTTCCGCCAGCTCAATATGCAGTGGGCGTGGCGCTTGGGGATGCCAAAAATCCGCATCCGTGAGTACCGATCGCCGGCACAGGGTTGAAAGGGTCAAAGGGGTAATGAACTGCGAAGCAGTCTCCGAAAGGATGGCAGAAACCTGCCACCCCGCTTTCACCTGCGTGGAGATCACATCGCAGATTTTATAGGCAGCAATGCCACCCCCCACCCCCACCAGCAAATGGGGAACTGTTCTAGGACTCGTCAAAGGCCTCTAAATCCAAAAGATACAGATAGGGCTCCACCAACTCCGGTCGGTGAAAGGCAATGGCACGCAGGAGGTGCCAGTCTTCAAGGGCGGCAAAGGGGGTGTCGTAGTCATCCTCCTCAAGCCGCCGTGCCAAGGCCGCCACATCTTGGGGGGTTAGATGGTTGATATATTCCTGAGAGTAGTGATGTGTTGCTTGCATAACCCCTCCGGCATGACGTCTAGGGAGCACAGCCCTTTTCCCTAGGGATGAAACCTGCTCAACACTGGGAAGACTAAAGCGTATCCCATCTCTGGGACTCTACATTTTAGAACCCTTAGAAAGGACTGTAATCCTACTGTTAGAATTATAGCCCCTGATGAGAAGCCTTCAGCTTGCTTCGTTAGACTAGAGTCAACTCTGAAATGAATTTGCATTCATTTGCGATCGCGCGATCGCAGGCCTTACAAGGAACAATCGAGAATTGAGGAAGTTGCCGACAAGGGATAGGGATCGAGACCAGTTGCCAAAATTAGAAATGAATTGTGTGTGCCATGACTGGCTTGGCGCCGGCAATTCAACTGGAGATGCTGGCGGAAGGCATTGAAAATACCGATCAAAAGTAGTGCCTGCAACAATTGGGCTGTTAACAGGGACAGGGATTTCTCTTTAGCCAGCCATTGTTAGAAGAGCAAGCTCGCCAGTGACTGGAAGCAACGGTGGCCAGTCGGTAACCAGAAAGCAAATAGCAAATCATTGTTGCCCTCAGAGCAAAAGCAATAGTCCCCATTGGCTATCGTTGAAAAAGATAACCGACTGGAGAAAGCCCGATGAAACAGCAGCAGATCACCGCCCTCCTTCTGACGGCGACGCTTAGCGGGGCGATGGCTCCCCTGTCCTTCTCTGCAGTGGTCCTTGCCCAAGCCACCAATTCAGCCCCTATCAACATTGCTGAGTTGGTCCGTGCCCGCAACTATGCCCGCCAAGCCGCAGAGCGTGCCAATGGTGGATTAACCCGCTATCGAGCTGAGCAGTCCATGCATGGTCCTGTACGCCAAGCCCCCTATGTGCGTAATGCCGACGGCTCCTACACGTTTCGGATTTTGGGCTATCGGGTGAGCAATGGCGTACCCGAATCCCTGCCTAGCCTTGAAACAGTGGCTACTGTGGCTCCCGATGGTCGCACCACCATTGACTACAACGGCCCAATCCGCAACTAACTGACCAAACCATCACCCTTAGCCAAGAACTCCTTGAGGAACCAGCGATGTTTTTGGTGAGTTTGCACCAAGCGGGTGTAGAGATCGGCGGTACCAATATCACCGGCCTCAGTGGCGATTTCGGCATCTTGGTGCATCTCAGTAATGATCAGTTCATGGTTGGCGATCGCCTCCTCGATCATTTGCTTGACCGTGAGCTGGCCGCTGGAGGGCGTCACCGTGGCCACTTTTAGGTAGTCGGCCGGATCCGCCACGGGTTGACCATCCAGCATGAGGCTACGCTCAGCCAGTTCATCAATCATGGCAAAAACCTCTGACCCCTGTTCTTCAAAAAGCAGGTGTAAATCGCGGAACAGAGGGCCGTAGGTCAACCAATGGTACTTTTTGTAGTTCAAATACATGACCACTGCATTGGCCTGTTCCCGTTTTAGCGTCGTCAGCACTTGTTCTTTCAGCGTAGTTGTTGCACTCATAGCAGTCTCCTTTGACAGTCATTCAACTGTCCTATCTTACTTAATCATACTCATAACGAGTACGCTTTAGCAACCCCTTAGGGTGCTACTGCCATTCTATTGACATTAAGATGAAGGTAGTTCCCTGCTGCTCAACAACTTAGGATAGGCAGCATAACAATGAACTCAATAATTTAGTTTTTGAGTTACTCCTATGGATGCTTCGGCCAATCGCCCCGACACCTACGTTCCCCACTTAAACTCACCGACTCGCTCCGGTGAACAGCAGCGGGGGTTTCTGCGTCCCACTGAGCTGATTTTAGCGGCACCCACGCCCCGATTATTGTTGCACTCAGTTTACATGCAACGTTCAATTGTCTTGGATCAACTACCTGTTTGGCAAATTGGTCGCAGTAAAGACTGTGATATCGTTTTGCCCGATCGCTGGTGTTCACGGCATCACATTCGCATTGAGCGCCAAGGAGATCATCGTTATTATTTGACTGACCTCAAGAGCATGAACGGGACCTTTGTGGGCAATAAGCGCATCCAGGCTCCCTACATCCTGCGGCATGGGGATCGGATTACCCTTGGTGAGTCAGAGCTAGAATACATTGACCTGCGGGATGTGCCAAGTCCTCACCCCTACACCAACCACTCCCGTGAGAGCAAGGCTCAAGTGACGGTGTTGATGACCCATTCTTCCCGTACCCAAGGGGAAATGTGGCGGGAATTATTGAACTCCCAAGGTCTTTCAACGATTTGGGCAACTTCCCACTTTGAGTTAGAAAAAATCATTGCTCATCTGGAGTCCCTCAACTGCAACATCAACCTCTTGCTCTTGGATTTGGGAATGCCAAAAACTAACCCCTACGATTTTTGTCGGCAGTATCGCCAGCGCTATCCACAAATGAATGTCATTCTCCTCAGTGGCATGCGTACCCGTGTCCATGAATCGGAATGCAAGTGGGCAGTCAATCAAGGTGCGATGGCCCTCTTTGGGGGGTTGCCCCGCGAAAATCTCTTTGGGGAGCTCACAAGCATTACAGAGCGATTACAAACCATTGCCAAAGCCCTGGGGTGGACCTACTTCAATCCTGAAGCCCTTACCAGTACCCTGCTAAAACTGCAAGATGCCGTGGATACGGAGATGTCGGGGATTGTCCTCTAGAACCGCTGCACAGATGAGTGAGCAGTGCTACAGTCAGTGGAAGTAGTGTTTTCAGCAGATGGCGAACATTGGTTGTTACGACGTCACAAATGAGTGCCCTTGATAAATCCCTAGGGCGTCTGGAGTGGCCGCGTCTGTGTCAGCAGTTGGCAACGTTTGCTTCGACAAAGCGGGGGATGCGTCAGCTTCAAGGGGGAGACATCCTAGGGGGTACCCAAGCGGCCAGTCAAGTGCTGTTGGCGCAAACTGCCGAGGTGATTGCCCTAGAAACGGTACACCAAGTGCGCTTAGATTTCAGCCAAGTCACGGATATTGAACCTGCCCTTGCGCGACTGGATCATCAGGGCTGTTTACAAGGCACGGAATTGCTGGCGATCGCCCACCTGTTAAGTACTGCACGGCAACAGCGGCGTCAAATTGAGGAGCACGGGCAACTCAGTGAACTCCAACAATTGGTGGCCGGTGTCCGCACCTATCCTGAGGTGACGCAGGAAATCTACCGCTGCATTACCGATCAAGGTCAAGTGAGCGATCGCGCCAGTCCTGAATTGGCTCAGATCCGCCAGCAGCAACGGCAATGCCGCGCCCAGATTCAGCAGCAGCTTCAGCAGATTCTTCAGCAGCGAGCAGGAGCGATTCAAGAGCCAGTGGTTACCCAACGGCGCGATCGCTATGTGTTGGCGGTCAAAGCCACCCATAAAGACCAGATTGTGGGCATTGTCCACGATCTCTCCGCCAGTGGAGCCACACTCTACATTGAGCCACAGGAAACCATTGACCTGCAAAACCGCCTGCAACAACTGGCCCATCAGGAGGCGGAGGTCGAACGCGCCATTTGCCAAGCCCTTTCGGATCAGTTGGCCACGATTAGTGATGATCTGTGGTATCTACTGGATGTGCTGACCACCCTCGATGTGGCCGTTGCCCGTGCCCGCTATAGCCTCTGGTTGCAGGGAAACCCACCGCAGTTTGTGAGTCAGACGCGGCTGCACCTGAAGGCCTTGCGTCATCCCCTCCTGGTGTGGCAGGAACACCATGAACAGGGTCAGCCAGTGGTCCCCATTGACATTGAATTACAGCCCGCCACAAAGGTGGTGACCATTACAGGTCCGAATACAGGGGGGAAAACGGCAACCCTAAAAACATTGGGATTGGCCGCCCTCATGGCCAAGGCAGGGTTGTATGTGCCAGCGGCAGCACCCGTGGAGTTGCCTTGGTTTACGGGCATTTGGGCAGACATTGGTGATGAGCAGTCCCTGACTCAAAACCTGTCCACATTTTCTAGCCATATCTGCAATATCCGCGATATTCTCACGGAGCTGGAGGTCACAGGGGGCAATACACTGGTGCTTCTAGATGAAGTGGGGGCAGGCACGGATCCCAGTGAAGGCACAGCCCTGGCGATCGCCCTGTTACGCTATCTGGCAGAGCACGCCAGTCTCACCTTTGCCACCACCCACTATGGTGAGCTCAAGGCCCTCAAGTACCAAGACAGCCGCTTTGAAAATGCCTCCGTTGAGTTTGATGAGGAGACGCTAGCCCCCACCTATCGGTTGCTGTGGGGCATTCCAGGACAATCCAATGCCCTGGCGATCGCCCAACGGTTGGGGCTATATCCCAGCATTGTTGAGGAGGCCAAGGCCCTGCTCAGCAAAGATAGCAACAGTGTCAATGAGATGATCATGGGTCTGGTGGCCCAGCGCCAAGCCCAGGAGGCCAAAACCACAGCGGCAGCGACCCTGCTGCGCGATACCGAAGCCCTCTACCAGGAAATTGCCACGAGGGCGCAGGAACTACGACAGCGACAGCAGCAGTTACGTCAGCAACAGGAGGAACAGGTACGCACTGCCCTCCATCAAGCTCAGCAGGAAATTGCCAAAATCATTGCCCAACTGCAACGTGCCAACAGTCCTGAACAGGTACAAGCGGCTCAAACGGCCTTGGCGCAGATTGAAAACAACTACCTACCACCCCCCCAGCCCGCTGGCTTTATTCCTCAACCGGGCGATCGCGTGCGTTTACGCCAATGGCAACAGGTGGGTGAAGTCCTCAGCGTCAGCCAGCAGGGAGATATTGTCGTCCAAGTGGGTGCCGTGAAATTTACGGTGCCGCCCCACGCCGTAGAATCCCTTCAGGGGGAACCGGTACACCTGCCGTCTAAGCCCAAGCCTAGCTCAGCTCCCTCCCCACCAACTGCTCGCACAACGGTACTGGCCATCCGCACCGAGGACCGAACCCTGGATCTGCGGGGCAAGCGTACCCATGAGGCGGAACCTCTCCTAGAGGAATTCCTCAACCGCCAGCAGGGAACCGTTTGGATTATCCACGGCCACGGCAGTGGCGCCCTCCGCCGGTTTGTGCATCAATTTTTAGATCAGCACCCCAGCGTTCAAAGCTATCACCTTGCGCCTCCTGAAGAGGGTGGCCGAGGGGTAACAATTGCGCAGTTATAGGAACAAGACCCATGCAGCAGCGGATTAAGGACATTCTTCACCAAGGTCAAGTGGGCGATCGCATCACGGTCAAAGGCTGGGTGCGCACCAAACGCGAACTCAAGGAATGCACCTTTGTCAACCTCAACGATGGTTCAACCCTAGCCGGCTTGCAGGTGGTTATTCCCAACACAGTGGCAGCAGCAACACCAACCATGAAAGACCTGACCACAGGGGCTGCCGCAGAATTCACAGGCGAGCTGGTGCGCTCCCCTGGCAAAAACCAAGCCATTGAACTCCATGCCGAGGAGATTCACCTTTGGGGCACTGCCGATCCAGAAACCTATCCCCTGCAAAAGAAACGCCACAGTTTTGAATTTCTACGCACCATTGCTCATCTGCGACCACGAACCAATACCCTAGGCGCTGTGATGCGAGTGCGCAATGCCTGTGCCACTGCCATTCACCAGTTCTTTCAGGAGCGGGGATTCCTCTGGGTGCATACCCCCATCATTACCGCTAGTGACTGCGAAGGGGCAGGGGAACTCTTTACCGTCACCACCCTGGATTTGACCCAGCCGCCCAAAACCCCAGAGGGGAAGATTGACTTCAGTCAAGACTTTTTTGGCCGTCGTGCCTACCTCACCGTCAGTGGTCAACTGGAAGCAGAAATTATGGCCACCGCCTTTACCAACGTCTATACCTTTGGCCCCACCTTCCGCGCTGAAAACTCCAACACCTCGCGCCACCTTGCCGAATTTTGGATGGTGGAGCCAGAGATGGCCTTCTGTGACCTCAGGGGGGATATGGAACTGGCGGAGGCCTTTTTGCAGTTTGTCTTTCGCTACGTCCTTGATCACTGCCCAGAGGATATGGCCTTTTTTCAGGAGCGGATTGATCATAGCGTCATGGCAACTGCCGAACAGATGGCCACTCAACCCTTTGCTCACCTCAGCTACAGTGAAGCTATTCAAGTCCTTGAAAAGAGTGGCCGTGCCTTTGAATTTCCGGTGGCTTGGGGGCTAGACCTGCAATCGGAGCATGAGCGCTATCTTGCTGAGGAATACTGCCAGCGCCCCGTCATTGTCTATGATTATCCCGCTGCCATCAAAGCCTTCTATATGCGCCTCAATGACGATGGCAAAACCGTGGCAGCAATGGATATCCTCGCACCCAAAATTGGCGAGATCATTGGTGGCTCTCAGCGGGAAGAACGCTTTGACGTGTTGCAGGAGCGAATTGTGACCCAAGGCCTAGATCCTGCCCCCTACTGGTGGTATTTGGATTTGCGCCGTTATGGCAGTGTCCCCCATGCTGGCTTTGGTCTAGGATTTGAGCGGCTGGTGCAGTTTATGACAGGGATGGACAATATCCGCGATGTCATCCCCTTTCCACGGACGCCGGGCAATGCCGAGTTTTAGCTGAGGCGGGGCGGTTCGCCAAAGAGGATAATTGAAGTTTGCAGCCGTTGGATCACTTGGGTGGTGATGTCACTGACCGCCAGCCCACCTGCTGTGCCGCGCCGAATCGAACGCATTAAAACCAAGTCATAGAGTGCGGCTTCCTCGAGGATGGCAGTGGGAATATCACTGCTGGCAACGGTTTTAATGTGCAGGTTCAGGGGACTTGCGCCTTTGGTTTCCTGTAAAATCTGGCGCAAATTCTCCTCAAACTGGGCCATTTGTTCATAGGGCGTGTTGGGCAAGGCCACGTGCAGCAGCATCACCTTGGCTTCACTGGCACTGCCGAGGGCTTGGGCAAAACTAATAATCCGTAGGGTTCTTGGGCTGAGATCCCGCGTTGGCACCAAAATTGAACGGATATTCTCCGGGTCGTCCAATAGGCGCGTAATGGCCACAGGACAAGGACTTGACCAGAGGACACGGTCAATGATGCTGCCAAAGAGCTGGGTGCGCCAGCTACTGCTTTCCGACCAGCCCAAGACAATGAGACTCGCCTCCTGTTCACGACTAAAGCGACTAATGCCAAGGGCAATGTCCTCATCAATACGGATGGCAGTGGTTGTCTCGACGTTGTAGGGTGCAGCCAGTTCAGCGGCGCGGCGCAGCAGTTTGCCAGAGCGACGGAGCTTGGTATCGAGGTGGGGATCATTCATGTGCACTTGGCAAGGGATAACCGCAACGGCCACAACCCGCCCCGCCTCATGATGGGCCAACAGGGCTGCCAATTCCAGGAGGGGGCGTTGGGTTTGAGGATTGTGGATGGGGACGACAACGGTAAAGGTGTGGGGCTGGGGATCCTCGTGGCCGTTCCACCACGTTGCCAGTTCCTCAATCTCCTCCTGCTCGGGCTGGGGAATTGGCAGCCGACTGGCAGTGCGTGCTGTAATCATCGGGCCAAGAATTGAGGTCACCACCATTAGCACCAGCACACTATTGAGAATGTCATGGGTGAGGATTCCCTCCTGGAAGCCGACTAGGGTTGCCGCTAAGGTGGCCGCCACCTGAGGCAAAGACAGCGACCACATTGTCAACATTTCCATTGAGGTGTAGCGATACCAGCGGGCAGCAAGCCAAGCCGCAATGAACTTGCTGCCAATGAGACCCATGACGATTGCAACGGTAATGCCAATGGAGGCGAGGGTCTTGACAAAGGCAGGAATGTCAATGAGTAGCCCCATGTCCACAAAAAAGCAGGGGATAAAGAGGACACCGCCGATGAACTCCACTTTTTCCTTGACAGGGCTGTCCTCCAGGACATCATTGACGGCTAAACCGGCTAAAAAGGCACCGACAATCTGCTCGATGCCAATAATTTGGGCGCTGATGGAAGCAATCAATAATGTCAAAAGAATGAAAAGAAATTGGTTCCCCTGCGCATCGCCCGATCGCCGGAAAAGCTCCTTACCAATGCGGTCAAACCCCCACAGAAGCAGAAAGCAATACAGACCCAGGGCAATGAATTGGCTGAAGAGACTCAATACCGTAAACTCACCGCGGTTGATGCTCACACAGATGGCCAGCACCATCAGCGCCGCCGTATCGGTAAAAATGGTTGCGCCAACCGTGATAATCACGGCTTCATTGTGGACAACCCCCAACTGCCGCACAATTGGATAGGCCAGAAGGGTATGGGAAGCCAGCAGCGAGCCAATGAGGAGCGAGCCATTCCAGTCAAAACCAAACCAGCGACCAATGGTGAATCCGGTTGCCAGGGGGATCATGAAGGTCAAGGTCCCGAATAACAGGGAGCGATCGCGAGTTCTGTGAAAATGGCTCAGATCAATTTCTAGCCCCGCCACAAACATTAAATAGACTTTGCCAATGCCGGAGAGCAGTTTGATGGTGTCGCTGTCGTGTTCTAGGAACTGTAGCCCATTTGGCCCAAGGAGCACCCCCGCCAACAGCAGCCCCACTAGTCCCGGTAGCTGCAGCCGCTCAAACAGCGGCGGAATGACTAAAATAACGGCCAAAAGAACCATAAAAATAAAAACGGGGCTGTGGATGTTCATGGCTCCACTCTACAGGTGACTTTATTAAAAAAGGTTAAGAATCCCCCGTACCTACTGCGCCTCGAAATAACGGCCAATGGTTTCCACGTCCTTATCGCCACGTCCTGAACAGTTAATGACGATGCGCGGCTGACCCGTCAATTGGGGGCATAGGGTTTCCAGGTAGGCCAAGGCATGGGCGGTTTCCAGGGCGGGGAGAATCCCCTCCAACTGAGCGAGGCGCACACAGGCCGCCACCGCCTCAGTATCGGTGACACTGTAGTATTCTGCCCGACCAATGTCCTTGAGGTAGCTGTGCTCTGGCCCCACCCCTGGATAGTCTAAACCAGCGCTAATGGAGTGGGCCTCAACCACCTGACCATCGGCATCCTGCAATAGA is a window of Thermosynechococcus vestitus BP-1 DNA encoding:
- the coaBC gene encoding bifunctional phosphopantothenoylcysteine decarboxylase/phosphopantothenate--cysteine ligase CoaBC, with amino-acid sequence MTSPRTVPHLLVGVGGGIAAYKICDVISTQVKAGWQVSAILSETASQFITPLTLSTLCRRSVLTDADFWHPQAPRPLHIELAETATLMLIAPLTANTLAKLVLGLADNLLTSTVLASQMPILVAPAMNTTMWEQPTVQAHWQQLQQQPRYHSLPPAYGHLACDTVGVGRMAQTQEIIAYLDSLAYTHGKRDLAGKHLLITAGGTREYWDAVRFIGNPATGKMGIALARAALHRGAKVTLIHGAIAEPIPAQVRAIEAMSGEAMFKAVLEVWPEADWLVMAAAVGDVRPAQQWSGKLPKSALPTALPLSPVPDILQAAAQMRRPHQRLIGFAAQTGDVVAPAQEKLKRKGLDLIVANAVDQADCGFGTTENAAVVLDCQGRSRHLAKVPKLILAHQIFDIVQEWLP
- a CDS encoding cation:proton antiporter — encoded protein: MNIHSPVFIFMVLLAVILVIPPLFERLQLPGLVGLLLAGVLLGPNGLQFLEHDSDTIKLLSGIGKVYLMFVAGLEIDLSHFHRTRDRSLLFGTLTFMIPLATGFTIGRWFGFDWNGSLLIGSLLASHTLLAYPIVRQLGVVHNEAVIITVGATIFTDTAALMVLAICVSINRGEFTVLSLFSQFIALGLYCFLLLWGFDRIGKELFRRSGDAQGNQFLFILLTLLIASISAQIIGIEQIVGAFLAGLAVNDVLEDSPVKEKVEFIGGVLFIPCFFVDMGLLIDIPAFVKTLASIGITVAIVMGLIGSKFIAAWLAARWYRYTSMEMLTMWSLSLPQVAATLAATLVGFQEGILTHDILNSVLVLMVVTSILGPMITARTASRLPIPQPEQEEIEELATWWNGHEDPQPHTFTVVVPIHNPQTQRPLLELAALLAHHEAGRVVAVAVIPCQVHMNDPHLDTKLRRSGKLLRRAAELAAPYNVETTTAIRIDEDIALGISRFSREQEASLIVLGWSESSSWRTQLFGSIIDRVLWSSPCPVAITRLLDDPENIRSILVPTRDLSPRTLRIISFAQALGSASEAKVMLLHVALPNTPYEQMAQFEENLRQILQETKGASPLNLHIKTVASSDIPTAILEEAALYDLVLMRSIRRGTAGGLAVSDITTQVIQRLQTSIILFGEPPRLS
- a CDS encoding Dps family protein — protein: MSATTTLKEQVLTTLKREQANAVVMYLNYKKYHWLTYGPLFRDLHLLFEEQGSEVFAMIDELAERSLMLDGQPVADPADYLKVATVTPSSGQLTVKQMIEEAIANHELIITEMHQDAEIATEAGDIGTADLYTRLVQTHQKHRWFLKEFLAKGDGLVS
- a CDS encoding FHA domain-containing protein, whose translation is MDASANRPDTYVPHLNSPTRSGEQQRGFLRPTELILAAPTPRLLLHSVYMQRSIVLDQLPVWQIGRSKDCDIVLPDRWCSRHHIRIERQGDHRYYLTDLKSMNGTFVGNKRIQAPYILRHGDRITLGESELEYIDLRDVPSPHPYTNHSRESKAQVTVLMTHSSRTQGEMWRELLNSQGLSTIWATSHFELEKIIAHLESLNCNINLLLLDLGMPKTNPYDFCRQYRQRYPQMNVILLSGMRTRVHESECKWAVNQGAMALFGGLPRENLFGELTSITERLQTIAKALGWTYFNPEALTSTLLKLQDAVDTEMSGIVL
- the mutL gene encoding DNA mismatch repair endonuclease MutL, giving the protein MAAMNHGLTVVPLPLEMQRAIAAAETLDSLATVAQELVENALDAGASRIHLHWHPSAWHLEVTDNGEGIRGADLTQVALPYTSSKLPASGQLADITTLGFRGQALHSLAQMAQLTICSRHREAESGWQVSYDAHGQVRSQRPLGMAVGTRVIAEHIFQDWPQRQQGANPKQLQQRLQQIALCFPQVAWYLLKEGKRWCHWPAVASLSDRLLQLIPQLHPQDLRQMRDAQIELVLAPPDRHHRPRPDGLGVAVNGRWVELHSDPSWQQVILEAFGRGLPRQRFPLCIAHLHLPPGAIDWSAEPQKRRIYLREPEQWQALLVERIGQLLACPATPLRDASSYQVLKAAEPAARYRTLLSTNGAQLSLPPLKVVGQLHNTYIIVEHAEGIWLIEQHIAHERVLYEQIETDWQAVELEQPVLLKSLTETQVQRFQDWGLGIAPFGVQLWAVRRVPGLLRDRPDLVAALIELSQVTDLSAAKVAVACRSAIRNGTPLTLAEMQTLVDQWYRCRQPHTCPHGRPICLQLQESSLARFFRRHWVVGKSHGI
- the asnS gene encoding asparagine--tRNA ligase, with amino-acid sequence MQQRIKDILHQGQVGDRITVKGWVRTKRELKECTFVNLNDGSTLAGLQVVIPNTVAAATPTMKDLTTGAAAEFTGELVRSPGKNQAIELHAEEIHLWGTADPETYPLQKKRHSFEFLRTIAHLRPRTNTLGAVMRVRNACATAIHQFFQERGFLWVHTPIITASDCEGAGELFTVTTLDLTQPPKTPEGKIDFSQDFFGRRAYLTVSGQLEAEIMATAFTNVYTFGPTFRAENSNTSRHLAEFWMVEPEMAFCDLRGDMELAEAFLQFVFRYVLDHCPEDMAFFQERIDHSVMATAEQMATQPFAHLSYSEAIQVLEKSGRAFEFPVAWGLDLQSEHERYLAEEYCQRPVIVYDYPAAIKAFYMRLNDDGKTVAAMDILAPKIGEIIGGSQREERFDVLQERIVTQGLDPAPYWWYLDLRRYGSVPHAGFGLGFERLVQFMTGMDNIRDVIPFPRTPGNAEF
- a CDS encoding endonuclease MutS2, with the translated sequence MSALDKSLGRLEWPRLCQQLATFASTKRGMRQLQGGDILGGTQAASQVLLAQTAEVIALETVHQVRLDFSQVTDIEPALARLDHQGCLQGTELLAIAHLLSTARQQRRQIEEHGQLSELQQLVAGVRTYPEVTQEIYRCITDQGQVSDRASPELAQIRQQQRQCRAQIQQQLQQILQQRAGAIQEPVVTQRRDRYVLAVKATHKDQIVGIVHDLSASGATLYIEPQETIDLQNRLQQLAHQEAEVERAICQALSDQLATISDDLWYLLDVLTTLDVAVARARYSLWLQGNPPQFVSQTRLHLKALRHPLLVWQEHHEQGQPVVPIDIELQPATKVVTITGPNTGGKTATLKTLGLAALMAKAGLYVPAAAPVELPWFTGIWADIGDEQSLTQNLSTFSSHICNIRDILTELEVTGGNTLVLLDEVGAGTDPSEGTALAIALLRYLAEHASLTFATTHYGELKALKYQDSRFENASVEFDEETLAPTYRLLWGIPGQSNALAIAQRLGLYPSIVEEAKALLSKDSNSVNEMIMGLVAQRQAQEAKTTAAATLLRDTEALYQEIATRAQELRQRQQQLRQQQEEQVRTALHQAQQEIAKIIAQLQRANSPEQVQAAQTALAQIENNYLPPPQPAGFIPQPGDRVRLRQWQQVGEVLSVSQQGDIVVQVGAVKFTVPPHAVESLQGEPVHLPSKPKPSSAPSPPTARTTVLAIRTEDRTLDLRGKRTHEAEPLLEEFLNRQQGTVWIIHGHGSGALRRFVHQFLDQHPSVQSYHLAPPEEGGRGVTIAQL
- a CDS encoding protein IsiD, producing the protein MQATHHYSQEYINHLTPQDVAALARRLEEDDYDTPFAALEDWHLLRAIAFHRPELVEPYLYLLDLEAFDES